The genomic interval CGAGCGACGCGGTGCGCCGCGAGCGCCCGGACGCCGTCCTCCTCGACCTGCACCTGCCCGACCTCGACGGGTACGCCGTACTGGCCGAACTCGCCGCCGACCCGGCCCTGACCGCCGTCCCCGTCGTCGTCCTCACCTCGACGCCCCCCGGCGCACTGGACCGGGACCGGCTCAGCCACGCCCGGGCCGTCCTGGACAAGGCGGCGCTGAACCTCCCCGAGCTGGCCGCCGCCCTGACGGGGGCCGGCGCCGCCGGGCCCGCGAACCGGGAGGAGGGCCCCGCATGACGGTGCAACGGCACCGGGACAGCGCCGCCGCGACGGTGCTCGTGCTGGACGACAACGAGACCAACCGCTACATCGTCGGCAGCTGGCTGCGCCGGGCGGGCCACACCGTGGTGGAGGCCGCAGACGGCACGGAGGGGCTGGCCCTGCTCGCCGCCGCCCCCGAGGGCGCGCTGCCCGAACTCGCCGTCGTGGACGTCAAACTGCCCGACATGAGCGGTTTTGAGGTGTGCGAGCAGATCAAGGCCGACCCCCGCACCGCCTCGCTGCCCGTGATCCACGTCTCGGCCACCGCGATCGAGCTGAGCGACCGCACCCAGGGCCTCCACCGGGGCGCCGACGCCTATCTCACCGAGCCGATCGCCCCGGACGAGCTGCTGGCCACGGTCACCGCGGCGCTGCGCTACGCGCGTGCCCGGCGCCGCGCCGAGCGCCTCGCCACCCGCGTGGCCGCCCTCAACAGCAGCACCCTGGCCGTCTACGCGGCGAAGGACGGGGAGACCTTCACCGCGGCGGCGGCGGCCGGTGCCGCGGCGCTGATGGAGTCCGCCGCCGTCGCCGTCGGCCTCAGCCCCGACAACCGCACCCTGCACCTGGCCGCCGCGCCGAGGAGCACACCGGCCGGGAGCGGCGACCCCGCGCGGGCGGACACGGCGCAGTCGGAGGCGCGGCTGCTGGACCTGCTGGCGGAGAAGGCCCTCGGCGACCGGACCGGGACGGAGACCGTGGTCCTGCCGGGAGACGAGTGGCGGGCGCTCACCTGCCAGGACGACGGCCGCGCGGACGTGTTCCCCGGGGACGTCGCCCTCACCCTCGCCCGCACCAAGCGGGGCCGGCCGCCCGTCGCGTTCGCCGTCCGCGCCGACGCCCTCACCGGCGCGGACGACCGCGAACTGCTCTCGCAGCTGGCCCAGGCATGCGCGCTGGCTCTCGAAGCCCTGCGCACCCGCAGCGAGGAGCACGCGCTCGTCCTCACCCTCCAGCGCACCTTCCTGCCCGACCGGCTGCCCGAGGTGCCCGGCGTCGACATGGCCGTGCGCTACGAACCGGCCGCCGACGACGCCGAGATCGGCGGCGACTTCTACGAGGCCATCCGCACCCCGGACGGCCTGCTGCTCGCCATCGGGGACGTGGCGGGACACTCGCTCAAGGCCGCCATG from Streptomyces drozdowiczii carries:
- a CDS encoding fused response regulator/phosphatase, producing the protein MTVQRHRDSAAATVLVLDDNETNRYIVGSWLRRAGHTVVEAADGTEGLALLAAAPEGALPELAVVDVKLPDMSGFEVCEQIKADPRTASLPVIHVSATAIELSDRTQGLHRGADAYLTEPIAPDELLATVTAALRYARARRRAERLATRVAALNSSTLAVYAAKDGETFTAAAAAGAAALMESAAVAVGLSPDNRTLHLAAAPRSTPAGSGDPARADTAQSEARLLDLLAEKALGDRTGTETVVLPGDEWRALTCQDDGRADVFPGDVALTLARTKRGRPPVAFAVRADALTGADDRELLSQLAQACALALEALRTRSEEHALVLTLQRTFLPDRLPEVPGVDMAVRYEPAADDAEIGGDFYEAIRTPDGLLLAIGDVAGHSLKAAMIMGEVRHALRAYAIEGHDPQSLLKNLDALLVRLRPSMTVTVCLVLVEPGARRIQVANAGHIPPLLRHPDGTTRYLTEHGPLLGLNLPHPPPVAHDVPEGSTLLLLTDGLVEVPGENLDESLGKLGDTLSRTPSGIEELCDRLLATFGKGKTDDIALLAARLG